A window of Bacteroidales bacterium contains these coding sequences:
- a CDS encoding N(4)-(beta-N-acetylglucosaminyl)-L-asparaginase: MMDRRKFIIQGSMVSAGLLMDPKIGISQKDFSNPGNADYPLVISTWDFGFNANTVAWKLMSAGGRALDAVEEGIRVIEADADNMSVGIGGLPDREGIVTLDACIMDENGQAGSVTFLSEIVHPISIARLVMEKTPHVMLSGDGALQFALENGFERHNLLTDKARKAWEEWKVQSHYQPVINIENHDTVGLLAMDQNGNISGGCSTSGLAFKMHGRVGDSPIIGAGLYVDNEVGAAVATGLGELVMRALSSFLVVELMRNGATPQEACQEAIQRIAKKNPDFKDYQVGLLALNKSGQSGAFALQSGFRYAIHNQSLNEVVTSSSYI, translated from the coding sequence ATGATGGACAGGAGAAAATTTATTATTCAGGGGTCCATGGTCTCTGCGGGATTGCTGATGGATCCAAAAATTGGAATTTCACAAAAAGATTTCAGTAATCCAGGAAATGCTGATTATCCTCTTGTGATATCGACATGGGATTTTGGTTTCAATGCAAATACTGTGGCCTGGAAATTAATGTCTGCAGGCGGAAGGGCACTTGATGCTGTTGAGGAGGGTATCCGGGTCATTGAAGCTGATGCAGATAATATGTCCGTTGGTATTGGCGGCCTTCCAGACCGTGAAGGTATAGTCACGCTTGATGCATGTATTATGGATGAAAACGGCCAGGCAGGATCTGTGACCTTTCTAAGTGAAATTGTCCATCCCATTTCCATTGCACGGCTTGTCATGGAAAAAACTCCCCATGTTATGCTGTCCGGAGATGGTGCTTTGCAATTTGCCCTGGAAAATGGTTTTGAACGCCATAACCTGTTAACCGACAAGGCCCGGAAAGCCTGGGAAGAATGGAAAGTGCAAAGCCATTACCAACCGGTTATTAATATTGAAAATCATGACACCGTTGGTTTATTAGCTATGGATCAGAATGGTAATATTTCCGGCGGATGCTCAACCAGCGGGCTGGCATTCAAGATGCATGGACGGGTTGGTGATTCACCAATCATAGGTGCAGGTCTGTACGTAGATAATGAAGTGGGTGCTGCGGTTGCCACCGGCCTTGGTGAATTGGTTATGCGAGCATTGAGCTCCTTTCTTGTGGTAGAACTGATGAGAAATGGCGCAACGCCTCAGGAAGCCTGCCAGGAAGCAATCCAGCGAATCGCAAAAAAAAATCCTGATTTTAAAGATTACCAGGTCGGCCTCCTTGCGTTGAATAAATCAGGTCAATCCGGAGCTTTCGCCTTACAGTCGGGGTTTAGATATGCCATACATAATCAAAGTTTAAATGAAGTGGTAACTTCTTCAAGTTATATCTAA
- a CDS encoding T9SS type A sorting domain-containing protein yields the protein MEKAILRTLCLSLLLLSTTAFSQGNFNFNGQVTYHDNYPMTGVIAHLTDSIGNVIDSATTNNGGHYTFHNVAPGNYTITFTTGEDSGGINLTDPFIVIQRLLNLCTFTPIQELASDVDGDGTLTWDDYDLILLGYMNEGDPFPIGPWVFETASVTIPTAAREGFTTRGGSSGDVNGSLVPDPKISSIFLNNPVMSLNVGPSDPIDFKLTGAGNLEIAGMHLVIRIPEGLSVLSVESPISTAKISILRDQVRVTWIDKSQQAFEITDGMPLLVITTKTTGASRDGKSYSLKLSDESHFINANGELISGVSLILPTINLIAKKDIALTVYPNPFMENANLNYLLPGEGHVIISLFDQAGRLVQEIVNGDCQAGNHQAKINGADLIPGIYYYSIIYNGSDQFKSTGTIIKSK from the coding sequence ATGGAAAAAGCAATCTTAAGGACGCTGTGCCTGAGCCTCCTTTTATTAAGCACTACTGCATTCTCTCAAGGCAACTTTAATTTTAACGGGCAAGTTACATATCATGATAACTACCCAATGACTGGAGTTATAGCTCATCTCACCGATTCGATCGGTAATGTCATCGACAGTGCCACCACTAATAATGGCGGGCATTACACATTTCACAATGTCGCACCCGGTAATTATACGATTACGTTTACGACCGGTGAAGACTCCGGAGGTATCAACCTCACCGATCCTTTCATTGTCATACAACGATTGTTAAATCTTTGCACTTTCACTCCTATCCAGGAATTAGCCTCAGATGTAGATGGAGACGGAACCTTAACCTGGGATGATTATGATTTAATCCTCCTCGGTTACATGAACGAAGGAGACCCATTTCCAATCGGCCCCTGGGTTTTTGAAACAGCTTCAGTTACTATTCCCACAGCAGCAAGGGAAGGATTCACTACAAGGGGGGGGTCTTCAGGAGATGTTAATGGATCCTTAGTGCCTGATCCGAAAATCAGCTCTATTTTTCTTAACAATCCTGTAATGAGTTTAAACGTAGGTCCTTCAGACCCAATCGATTTTAAACTGACCGGTGCAGGAAACCTGGAAATCGCCGGCATGCACCTGGTTATAAGGATACCTGAAGGTTTAAGCGTGCTTAGCGTTGAATCTCCCATTTCAACAGCTAAAATTTCCATTTTACGAGACCAGGTCAGGGTGACATGGATTGATAAGTCACAGCAGGCGTTTGAAATTACGGACGGAATGCCCCTGTTGGTTATTACAACAAAAACAACGGGTGCGTCCCGTGACGGAAAAAGTTATAGCCTTAAGTTGAGTGATGAAAGCCACTTCATTAATGCAAACGGGGAATTGATCTCCGGGGTAAGTCTCATACTTCCGACAATCAACCTTATTGCAAAAAAAGATATTGCACTGACAGTATACCCGAATCCCTTCATGGAGAATGCCAACCTTAACTACCTGCTCCCAGGGGAGGGACACGTCATCATTTCCCTTTTCGACCAGGCAGGAAGACTTGTTCAGGAAATAGTAAACGGTGACTGTCAAGCCGGCAATCATCAGGCTAAAATTAACGGCGCCGACCTGATACCGGGCATTTACTATTACAGCATCATATACAATGGCAGCGACCAATTTAAAAGTACGGGAACAATAATTAAATCCAAATAA
- a CDS encoding MFS transporter: MIRKKNPFASFPVFLAFLCMGFGDVVGPLTGLIKQEFQLSNLMAQMIPFMGFLMFGLLSIPIGVVQDKYGKKSILLTGLYLALLGLMIPLIGKFSSFIALLAGILMLGAGATFLQVSGNPLMRDISAPGKYSKNLSLAQFIKAIGSLSGALIPLAAANYWDADWKILFPVYSVLVLLTIIWLWMTRIKGQNNEKVVKATFASSLSLLKNKYIFLMVLGIFLYVGAEVSMSSGLPIYLQDSFGLDIAKLGLLGTLFFFIALMTGRFIGAIILNWLSAKTFLKISVLVSIVGFMGLFAGVQVVAMTGIVMIGLGFANIFPLVFSITVDAMPARSNELSGLMVAAIVGGALIPPLMGLIADLTSTMIAFVVPLACVLFILSISFIKPKESISN, from the coding sequence ATGATCCGGAAAAAAAATCCTTTTGCTTCTTTCCCTGTTTTTCTCGCTTTTCTGTGCATGGGATTCGGCGATGTAGTCGGACCCCTTACCGGATTGATCAAACAGGAGTTCCAACTTTCCAATTTAATGGCACAGATGATCCCGTTCATGGGATTTCTTATGTTTGGTTTGCTATCCATTCCTATCGGGGTGGTTCAGGATAAATACGGCAAAAAATCTATTCTTCTGACCGGCCTTTATCTTGCACTTTTAGGGTTAATGATCCCTTTAATAGGTAAATTCTCTTCTTTTATTGCCTTGCTGGCTGGGATTCTCATGCTTGGCGCCGGTGCTACCTTTCTGCAGGTTTCAGGAAACCCCCTGATGAGAGATATATCTGCCCCTGGAAAATATTCAAAGAATTTATCCCTGGCACAATTTATCAAAGCCATAGGATCATTGTCTGGTGCACTCATACCCCTGGCAGCAGCCAATTACTGGGATGCTGACTGGAAAATACTGTTTCCTGTTTATTCAGTTTTGGTTTTACTTACTATTATTTGGTTATGGATGACCAGAATCAAGGGACAGAATAATGAAAAGGTCGTTAAGGCTACATTTGCCTCAAGTTTATCGCTATTAAAAAATAAATATATATTTCTGATGGTTTTGGGAATTTTTCTTTATGTGGGCGCTGAAGTGTCAATGAGTTCCGGTCTGCCAATATATTTGCAGGATTCATTCGGACTAGATATTGCCAAACTCGGACTACTTGGAACCTTGTTTTTTTTCATTGCCTTAATGACCGGCCGTTTTATAGGTGCTATTATCCTTAATTGGCTTTCCGCAAAGACCTTTCTCAAAATATCAGTCTTGGTTTCAATTGTGGGATTTATGGGGCTATTTGCAGGAGTCCAGGTTGTTGCCATGACCGGCATTGTAATGATCGGCCTCGGTTTTGCTAATATTTTTCCTTTGGTTTTCAGCATCACAGTTGATGCGATGCCTGCCAGGAGTAATGAGCTTTCAGGATTAATGGTTGCCGCTATTGTAGGTGGCGCATTAATCCCGCCTCTCATGGGTCTGATCGCGGATTTAACTTCTACAATGATTGCCTTTGTAGTACCCTTGGCATGTGTTCTATTTATTCTTTCGATATCTTTCATAAAACCTAAAGAATCAATTTCAAATTAA
- a CDS encoding sigma-70 family RNA polymerase sigma factor: MTFYTDEAIIDGLKKRDSGIISYVYKEYYPTIKFLITTNSGTETDAEDVFQDALIVLFKKIAREDLFLTSSFKTFLYSICRNLWLQRLDRRVFSNEFLEMEDLSELQDNLYLEQPEEEHEKYRLFQQHFLKLSEDCQKILQLFLGKTSLKEIAEIMGFKTEKYAKTRKFMCKEKLKNSIINDPNFKKYLVDYE; encoded by the coding sequence ATGACTTTTTATACTGATGAAGCTATAATAGATGGTCTAAAGAAACGAGATAGTGGGATAATCAGTTATGTGTACAAAGAATATTACCCTACTATCAAATTTCTGATCACAACTAACTCCGGAACTGAAACTGATGCCGAAGATGTATTTCAGGATGCACTTATTGTGCTATTTAAAAAAATTGCCAGGGAAGACCTGTTTTTAACGAGTTCTTTTAAAACATTTTTATATTCGATTTGCAGGAATTTGTGGCTTCAGAGGCTGGACAGACGTGTTTTCAGCAATGAGTTTCTGGAGATGGAAGATTTAAGTGAATTGCAGGATAATCTTTATCTGGAACAACCAGAAGAAGAGCACGAGAAATACCGGCTTTTCCAGCAACATTTCCTTAAACTCAGTGAAGATTGTCAAAAGATTCTGCAATTGTTTTTGGGTAAGACTTCTTTAAAAGAAATTGCTGAAATTATGGGTTTTAAGACAGAGAAATATGCTAAAACCCGAAAATTTATGTGTAAGGAGAAATTAAAAAATTCAATAATAAACGACCCGAATTTCAAAAAATATCTAGTTGATTATGAATAA
- a CDS encoding dihydroorotate dehydrogenase-like protein, whose translation MDLSTTYLGLKLKNPIIVGASNLVTDLNFLKKLEEAGASAIVYKSLFEEQIQLENLENYQAEEDYGTRHAEMSSMFPASVDTGPEDFLLHLAKAKQSLKIPLIASLNAVYDDTWYEYAKKIEETGVDAIELNFYAVPREFDIDDNSILQEQLDTLEGVKKAVKIPVSVKLSPFYTNPLYCIGELDKKGADGFVLFNRLFQPDIDLDKEGLHYPYMLSNEEDNRLPLRFAGLLYSNIKGNICSNTGIFTGKDVIKMIIAGADCVQVVSTIYKHGPRQIGKILEEIEEWMKLKKYQSLADFKGKLAKVNIKDPYAYQRAQYVDILMRSNEIFKKYPIR comes from the coding sequence ATGGATCTTTCAACGACATATCTGGGCCTCAAGCTTAAAAATCCAATCATCGTGGGGGCCAGTAACCTGGTTACCGACCTGAATTTTTTGAAGAAACTTGAAGAGGCAGGTGCCTCAGCCATCGTTTATAAATCATTATTTGAAGAACAAATCCAACTGGAAAACCTGGAGAACTATCAGGCGGAAGAGGATTATGGGACCCGCCATGCCGAGATGAGCTCAATGTTCCCGGCTAGCGTGGATACCGGCCCTGAAGATTTTCTTTTACATCTTGCAAAAGCCAAACAATCACTGAAGATACCTCTTATCGCCAGCCTTAATGCTGTTTACGATGACACCTGGTATGAGTATGCCAAAAAGATCGAGGAAACCGGTGTCGATGCTATCGAACTTAATTTTTATGCTGTCCCGAGAGAATTCGACATTGACGATAACTCAATCCTTCAGGAACAACTTGATACGCTTGAAGGAGTGAAAAAAGCTGTGAAAATACCGGTCAGTGTAAAGTTAAGCCCTTTTTATACGAATCCGCTTTATTGTATCGGGGAGTTGGATAAAAAAGGGGCTGATGGCTTTGTCCTTTTTAACCGTTTATTTCAACCGGATATCGATCTTGATAAAGAAGGTTTACATTACCCCTATATGTTAAGTAATGAGGAAGATAACCGCCTTCCGCTTCGATTTGCCGGGTTGCTTTACAGTAACATAAAAGGCAATATTTGCAGCAACACAGGTATTTTTACAGGCAAAGATGTAATTAAAATGATCATAGCTGGTGCCGATTGCGTCCAGGTAGTCAGTACTATTTACAAACATGGGCCAAGACAGATCGGAAAAATCCTGGAGGAAATAGAAGAATGGATGAAATTGAAAAAATATCAATCCCTGGCTGATTTCAAAGGTAAATTGGCGAAGGTGAATATCAAAGATCCATATGCTTACCAGCGGGCACAATATGTTGATATCCTGATGCGCTCCAATGAGATCTTTAAAAAATATCCGATAAGATAA
- a CDS encoding GH92 family glycosyl hydrolase, translating to MKKSIWLIFLILLMGCSGNNHKNLLTLVDPFIGTGGHGHTFPGATLPFGMVQLSPDTRKDNWDGCSGYHYSDSTIMGFSHTHLSGTGVGDYGDIRFMPTVGSLQIRPGAENEPASGYQSQFSHKKENASPGYYQVFLEDYKIDAAFTVTRRCGFHQYTFPRSEEACIIIDLKESVVTEENLDLSIQIINDHEISGYRKSSGWAADQSVYFYAIFSRPFDSYGTATNGEISENTDNASGDDVQAYVRYKTEENEKILVRVGISGVSVEGARKNLITEIPDWQFNRVRKQAEDAWIKELGRVEVKGGGKDDRKKFYTALYHCYLAPNLFSDSVGRYRGNDGKVHQAIDFEVYTVFSLWDTYRALHPLMTILQPERTADFIQTFLDIYEKAGLLPVWELAGNETNCMIGYHAVPVIVDAYLKGIDSFNAEKAYSAIRSSAEQDNAGLKYYKELGYIPAEMEGEAISKTLEYAYDDWCIAMMAKKLGKENDYRYFIQRAQYYKNLFDPDTRFLRGKRNGMFTMPFDPSEVNFMLTEANTWQYTFYVPQDISGLKDLMGGDGFFEKKLDKMFSDSGGLSGRQQSDITGLIGQYAHGNEPSHHMAYLYNFTGKPYKTQKLVREIMKDLYGSEPSGLCGNEDCGQMSAWFVLSAMGFYPVTPGLGYYTLGSPLFEEIRIHLEDGKDFIINANNNNASNIYVQSADLNGEYYDKSYLDHEVIIKGGTLTFEMGSHPDTDWASEPGNWPVSGISDHIITPVPFFEAPSGSFQDTVTIKLRHNNPGARIYYSFDDKLPDSASAVYHDPVIIDRSTSFNAYAALDSNIPSKITRASFYQIHHAWTISIKNPYNNQYTGGGDMALVDGQHGGPNFRTGSWQGYHGVDFEAVIDIGKVANVTKIAATFLQDQRSWIFMPEKVEFSVSRTLYDFKTVAIIENNLADNIPEAVIKEFKKDGLNEGVRYIRVHATNKEACPDWHVGAGEKTWIFIDEITVE from the coding sequence ATGAAAAAATCAATTTGGCTTATTTTCCTTATTTTACTAATGGGATGTTCGGGTAATAACCATAAAAATTTATTAACTCTTGTTGATCCTTTCATAGGTACGGGTGGCCATGGCCATACCTTTCCCGGTGCCACTCTTCCTTTTGGAATGGTACAGCTTAGCCCGGATACCCGGAAGGATAACTGGGACGGATGTTCGGGATATCATTATTCCGATTCTACCATCATGGGCTTTTCACATACACACTTAAGCGGTACAGGAGTGGGTGATTATGGCGATATCAGGTTTATGCCAACAGTTGGCAGTTTACAGATCAGACCCGGTGCTGAGAATGAACCCGCATCAGGATACCAATCACAGTTCTCACATAAGAAGGAAAATGCTTCACCTGGCTATTACCAGGTATTCCTGGAAGATTACAAGATAGATGCGGCTTTTACCGTCACCAGGCGATGCGGATTCCACCAGTATACTTTTCCTCGCTCGGAAGAGGCCTGTATTATCATCGACCTTAAAGAATCTGTTGTGACTGAGGAAAACCTGGATTTATCCATCCAGATCATTAACGATCATGAAATCAGCGGTTACAGGAAATCATCCGGTTGGGCTGCCGACCAATCCGTTTATTTCTATGCTATATTCTCCCGCCCTTTTGATTCTTATGGAACTGCCACTAATGGAGAGATCTCCGAAAATACCGATAATGCATCAGGGGATGATGTTCAGGCTTATGTGAGGTACAAAACTGAAGAAAATGAAAAAATCCTGGTTAGAGTCGGAATCTCTGGTGTTAGCGTTGAAGGAGCCAGAAAGAACCTGATTACTGAAATACCTGACTGGCAGTTTAACCGGGTCAGGAAACAAGCTGAAGATGCATGGATTAAAGAGCTTGGCAGGGTCGAAGTCAAAGGAGGCGGCAAGGATGACCGTAAAAAGTTTTATACTGCACTCTATCATTGCTATTTAGCTCCAAATCTTTTTTCTGATTCTGTTGGCCGATACAGAGGGAATGATGGAAAGGTGCATCAAGCTATTGACTTCGAAGTTTATACTGTTTTTTCCCTCTGGGATACTTACCGGGCCTTACATCCTTTGATGACAATTCTTCAACCTGAGCGAACGGCAGACTTCATTCAAACCTTTCTTGATATTTACGAAAAGGCTGGTTTGCTGCCGGTATGGGAATTAGCAGGAAATGAAACCAATTGCATGATCGGGTATCACGCAGTACCGGTAATTGTTGATGCATACCTGAAAGGGATTGACAGTTTTAATGCTGAAAAGGCTTATTCTGCCATACGAAGCAGTGCAGAACAGGATAATGCCGGACTTAAGTATTACAAGGAATTAGGTTATATACCGGCAGAAATGGAAGGGGAAGCGATATCCAAAACCCTTGAATATGCTTATGATGACTGGTGTATCGCCATGATGGCCAAAAAGTTAGGGAAAGAGAATGATTACCGGTATTTTATTCAGCGGGCTCAGTATTATAAAAATTTATTCGATCCCGATACCCGGTTCCTCAGGGGTAAAAGAAACGGTATGTTCACCATGCCATTCGATCCGTCAGAGGTGAATTTTATGTTAACTGAAGCTAATACATGGCAATATACTTTCTATGTCCCGCAGGACATCAGCGGATTAAAGGATTTGATGGGAGGTGATGGATTTTTTGAAAAGAAACTGGATAAAATGTTTTCTGATTCAGGTGGATTAAGCGGCCGCCAACAATCTGACATTACCGGGTTGATCGGCCAGTATGCACATGGAAATGAGCCCAGCCATCACATGGCCTACCTATATAATTTCACCGGAAAACCTTATAAAACACAAAAGCTGGTCAGGGAGATCATGAAGGACTTATATGGTTCTGAGCCATCTGGTTTGTGCGGAAATGAAGACTGCGGGCAAATGTCCGCCTGGTTTGTATTAAGTGCCATGGGATTTTACCCCGTCACCCCCGGATTAGGATATTACACTCTTGGCAGCCCTCTTTTCGAAGAAATCAGGATCCATCTCGAAGATGGAAAGGATTTCATTATTAATGCCAATAATAATAATGCATCCAATATCTACGTTCAATCTGCCGACCTGAATGGGGAATACTATGATAAATCTTATCTTGACCATGAGGTTATAATAAAAGGCGGAACTCTGACATTCGAGATGGGTTCACATCCTGATACGGACTGGGCATCCGAACCCGGAAACTGGCCGGTATCCGGAATTTCTGACCATATCATAACGCCTGTACCCTTTTTTGAAGCTCCTTCCGGTTCCTTTCAAGACACTGTCACAATTAAACTCCGCCATAATAATCCTGGGGCCAGGATTTATTATAGTTTCGATGACAAATTGCCAGATTCAGCATCCGCAGTTTATCATGATCCTGTTATTATTGACCGTTCTACCTCTTTTAACGCATATGCTGCTCTGGATTCTAATATTCCGAGTAAGATTACCAGGGCATCATTTTATCAAATTCATCATGCTTGGACCATTTCGATAAAAAATCCTTACAACAACCAGTACACGGGAGGTGGTGATATGGCGCTTGTTGACGGCCAACATGGCGGTCCCAATTTCAGGACCGGTTCCTGGCAGGGATACCACGGAGTTGACTTTGAAGCAGTAATAGATATTGGGAAGGTCGCTAATGTTACTAAGATCGCTGCTACATTTCTCCAGGACCAACGTTCCTGGATATTCATGCCCGAGAAAGTTGAATTTTCCGTTTCCAGGACACTTTATGATTTCAAGACTGTGGCGATCATTGAAAATAATCTGGCGGATAATATTCCTGAAGCTGTAATAAAAGAATTTAAAAAAGACGGATTGAATGAGGGGGTCAGATATATCCGGGTTCATGCAACGAACAAGGAAGCCTGTCCTGACTGGCATGTGGGGGCTGGGGAAAAGACATGGATTTTTATAGATGAAATTACTGTGGAGTAA